A genome region from Gardnerella vaginalis includes the following:
- a CDS encoding ATP-binding cassette domain-containing protein has translation MLEFQHITKRFGAKTALNDVSFVAEDGKVTGFLGPNGAGKSTTMRCALNLIHANSGTSLIDGKEYTKIASPMTEVGAVLDAKSAHRGRTAYNHLYSLALTHGISKKRVDEVIDITGLSSVKTRKAGSFSLGMSQRLSIAAALLADPHNLILDEPINGLDPEGVKWVRELCKYYASEGRAILLSSHLMSEVALTADNLVIIAHGEILERTTVQDFVDAHSQHAVRLVTPEGEKLKSVLAQNNPECKILQDTRTPQDVQEGELFRITGCELNQLAREIADNQILVYQLNQEHASLEEAYLALTHGQEQYVTKTVPSSDLKPDSKQHAEQSNNKESAK, from the coding sequence ATGTTAGAATTCCAACATATTACAAAGCGTTTTGGCGCAAAAACAGCGCTTAACGACGTTTCTTTCGTCGCAGAAGACGGCAAAGTCACTGGCTTTTTAGGACCTAATGGCGCTGGTAAATCTACTACTATGCGTTGCGCATTAAATCTTATTCATGCCAATAGCGGCACTTCTCTTATTGACGGAAAAGAATACACAAAAATCGCATCCCCAATGACAGAAGTTGGCGCAGTTCTTGACGCAAAGTCTGCTCACAGAGGCCGAACGGCATACAATCACTTGTATTCGCTGGCTTTAACTCACGGAATATCAAAAAAGCGCGTTGACGAAGTGATTGATATTACTGGATTATCAAGTGTTAAAACCCGCAAAGCAGGATCTTTCTCGCTCGGTATGAGTCAGCGTCTTTCGATTGCTGCAGCACTTTTAGCGGATCCGCACAATCTTATTTTGGATGAGCCAATTAACGGTTTGGATCCAGAAGGCGTTAAGTGGGTTCGCGAATTATGCAAGTATTACGCGAGCGAAGGCCGAGCAATACTACTTAGTTCGCACTTAATGAGCGAAGTTGCGCTTACTGCAGATAATCTTGTGATTATTGCTCATGGCGAAATTTTGGAGCGCACAACAGTACAAGATTTTGTTGACGCACATTCTCAGCACGCTGTGCGACTTGTAACTCCAGAAGGCGAAAAACTAAAGTCTGTGCTTGCTCAAAACAATCCTGAATGCAAGATTTTGCAAGATACTCGCACTCCTCAAGACGTTCAAGAAGGCGAGCTTTTTAGAATAACAGGATGTGAGCTTAATCAGCTTGCTCGCGAAATTGCGGATAATCAAATTTTGGTATATCAGCTAAATCAAGAGCACGCATCACTTGAGGAAGCATATTTGGCTCTTACGCATGGCCAGGAGCAGTACGTTACTAAGACTGTTCCTAGCAGCGATTTAAAGCCAGACAGCAAGCAGCATGCAGAGCAATCTAACAATAAGGAGAGTGCAAAATGA
- the gatC gene encoding Asp-tRNA(Asn)/Glu-tRNA(Gln) amidotransferase subunit GatC, translating to MPTFTREEIEHLGVLSQIALSDEEISRLQGELNVIAESINKVQEVAGEDVPPTANPVPLEAYLRPDEPATPLTQEEALSGAPRSESGMFVAPRILGEE from the coding sequence ATGCCTACATTCACACGCGAAGAAATTGAGCATCTGGGCGTTCTATCTCAGATTGCTTTAAGCGACGAAGAAATCAGTCGCTTGCAAGGCGAATTAAACGTCATTGCAGAATCTATTAATAAAGTGCAGGAAGTTGCTGGCGAAGATGTGCCACCTACTGCAAATCCAGTGCCTCTTGAAGCGTATTTGCGACCAGACGAGCCTGCTACACCTTTGACTCAAGAAGAAGCTCTTTCTGGTGCTCCTAGAAGTGAGTCTGGCATGTTTGTAGCGCCTCGAATTTTGGGGGAGGAATAA
- a CDS encoding TrmH family RNA methyltransferase, whose protein sequence is MHEPNPITLAAKASDEPEFRPIGVGPWEDEHPGEPRPDNPESPNYDARFSTELLDEGDQRNVLDRYRYWKVEAIKADLDSKGRHEFEVAVENWTHDFNIGSMVRTANAFTAKKVYIVGPHKWNRKGSLMTELYQYVECCPTIETLVTNWRENIAQEAKEAHQLLLKAQAEGNIKAEKIANIKEQDAKNARVIALDIIPGAVAMENYKFPKRCLMLFGAEGPGLSKKALEMADDVVYISQFGSVRSLNAGAAAAVSMHAWIAQHASPNC, encoded by the coding sequence ATGCACGAACCGAATCCAATTACTTTGGCTGCAAAAGCTTCCGATGAGCCAGAATTTCGACCTATAGGAGTTGGCCCATGGGAAGACGAGCATCCAGGTGAACCTCGTCCAGATAATCCAGAATCGCCAAATTATGATGCGCGGTTTAGTACTGAATTACTAGACGAAGGCGACCAGCGTAACGTTTTAGACCGTTACCGGTACTGGAAAGTAGAAGCCATAAAAGCGGATCTTGATTCTAAAGGTCGTCATGAGTTTGAAGTAGCTGTAGAAAATTGGACTCACGATTTCAACATAGGCTCTATGGTTCGCACTGCAAACGCGTTTACTGCGAAAAAAGTGTATATCGTAGGGCCTCATAAATGGAATCGTAAAGGCTCGTTAATGACCGAGCTTTACCAATACGTTGAGTGCTGCCCAACTATTGAAACTCTAGTAACTAATTGGCGCGAAAATATAGCACAAGAAGCGAAAGAAGCGCATCAACTTTTGCTTAAAGCGCAAGCAGAAGGCAATATAAAGGCCGAAAAAATCGCAAATATTAAGGAACAAGACGCTAAAAACGCGCGCGTTATAGCGCTTGATATTATTCCAGGCGCTGTTGCTATGGAAAACTACAAGTTCCCTAAACGTTGCCTTATGCTTTTTGGTGCGGAAGGTCCAGGTCTTTCTAAAAAAGCACTAGAGATGGCGGATGACGTTGTTTATATTTCGCAATTCGGCTCTGTTCGCTCGCTAAACGCAGGAGCTGCTGCGGCTGTTTCCATGCACGCGTGGATTGCGCAACATGCATCACCAAATTGCTGA
- a CDS encoding ABC transporter permease subunit has translation MSEQVANQQVQSSESNARQSNAYKTGRSMNAQHLRLTFMHTLKSEIVKLRGLSSTWWCMALAIVLPVIFSFIIAIVQKAMSKVDIKNGANQGRSSAAITVGPSNKGSLIASQDSIFHLVISFASVSLIVLSIFAVLAVTAEHSTTSIQASLTAVPRRGMFFTAKFIAVAIYVFVVQLIAMAVSLGAAELAFIGDSTSGLSGSNAWKLPLTLFLGSPAIMVVVAAMAYGFGMICKSTAGGIMCVIGAVMILPSVVSIIMFASNFAKWNSILIQILPAAAVEKFLGSSPNSGAQLPPNAYIFTWWQSGLVVLAWGVVMYAIGHVVEKHRDI, from the coding sequence ATGAGTGAGCAAGTAGCAAATCAACAAGTGCAATCTTCTGAGTCCAACGCACGCCAATCCAACGCGTACAAAACAGGCCGCAGCATGAACGCTCAGCACTTACGCCTTACATTCATGCACACGCTTAAATCTGAGATTGTTAAGTTGCGCGGACTTTCATCCACCTGGTGGTGCATGGCATTAGCTATTGTTTTGCCAGTAATCTTTAGCTTTATTATCGCGATTGTGCAAAAAGCAATGTCTAAAGTTGACATTAAGAATGGAGCAAATCAAGGTAGATCAAGCGCTGCAATTACTGTTGGGCCGAGCAATAAAGGCAGCCTTATTGCATCTCAAGATAGCATTTTCCACTTAGTTATTAGTTTTGCTTCTGTATCTTTGATTGTTTTGTCGATTTTTGCAGTGCTCGCTGTAACCGCGGAACATTCTACGACTTCAATTCAGGCTTCTCTTACTGCCGTACCTCGAAGGGGTATGTTCTTTACGGCTAAGTTTATTGCGGTTGCAATCTACGTTTTTGTAGTGCAACTTATTGCAATGGCAGTTTCGCTAGGCGCTGCAGAATTAGCCTTTATAGGAGATAGCACTTCTGGATTATCTGGAAGCAACGCGTGGAAATTGCCTCTTACGCTGTTCCTTGGCTCTCCTGCAATTATGGTTGTTGTAGCAGCAATGGCGTACGGTTTTGGCATGATTTGCAAGTCAACTGCTGGCGGAATTATGTGCGTTATTGGAGCCGTGATGATTTTGCCTAGTGTTGTTAGCATTATTATGTTTGCGAGCAATTTCGCGAAGTGGAATTCAATACTTATTCAGATTTTGCCAGCCGCAGCGGTGGAGAAATTCTTGGGCAGCTCCCCTAACTCGGGTGCACAGCTTCCACCAAATGCATATATTTTCACATGGTGGCAATCAGGCTTGGTGGTTCTCGCTTGGGGCGTAGTCATGTATGCAATTGGCCACGTTGTTGAAAAGCATCGCGATATCTAA
- the vly gene encoding cholesterol-dependent cytolysin vaginolysin, with protein sequence MNNTKFYRNAAMLLLAGATIIPQCLAAPAMAAPAAKDSEPTASCAAKKDSLNNYLWDLQYDKTNILARHGETIDNKFSSDSFDKGGEFVVVEHQKKNITNTTSNLSVTSANNDRVYPGALFRADQNLMDNMPSLISANRAPITLSVDLPGFHGGESAVTVQRPTKSSVTSAVNSLVSKWNAQYAASHHVAARMQYDSASAQSMNQLKAKFGADFAKIGVPLKIDFDAVHKGEKQTQIVNFKQTYYTVSVDAPDSPADFFAPCTTPENLKNRGVDSKRPPVYVSNVAYGRSMYVKFDTRSKSTDFQAAVEAAIKGVEIKPNTEFHRILQNTSVTAVILGGSANGAAKVVTGNIDTLKALIQEGANLSTSSPAVPIAYTTSFVKDNEVATLQTNSDYVETKVSSYRNGYLTLDHRGAYVARYYIYWDEYGTEIDGTPYVRSRAWEGNGKYRTAHFNTTIQFKGNVRNLRIKLVEKTGLAWEPWRTVYDRSDLPLVRQRTIKNWGTTLWPRVAETVKND encoded by the coding sequence ATGAATAACACAAAGTTCTACCGTAATGCAGCAATGTTGTTGCTTGCAGGCGCAACTATTATTCCACAATGCTTAGCAGCACCAGCAATGGCCGCTCCTGCAGCTAAGGATTCTGAGCCAACTGCATCTTGCGCAGCCAAGAAGGATTCTCTGAATAATTATTTGTGGGATTTGCAATACGATAAAACAAACATTCTCGCCCGTCATGGCGAAACCATTGACAACAAGTTCTCCAGCGACAGCTTCGACAAAGGCGGCGAATTCGTCGTCGTCGAGCACCAAAAGAAGAACATCACCAATACAACTTCAAATTTGTCGGTTACTTCCGCCAATAATGACCGCGTATACCCAGGTGCGCTGTTCCGCGCTGACCAGAATTTGATGGACAATATGCCAAGCCTGATTTCCGCGAACCGCGCTCCAATCACATTGAGCGTTGATTTGCCAGGCTTCCACGGCGGCGAAAGTGCTGTAACTGTTCAGCGCCCAACTAAGAGCTCTGTAACTTCCGCAGTGAATAGCTTAGTTTCTAAGTGGAATGCACAGTATGCTGCAAGCCATCATGTTGCAGCTCGCATGCAGTACGATTCTGCAAGCGCACAAAGCATGAACCAGCTTAAGGCTAAGTTCGGTGCTGATTTCGCCAAGATTGGCGTACCACTGAAGATTGATTTCGATGCTGTGCACAAGGGCGAAAAGCAAACGCAGATTGTAAACTTCAAGCAAACTTACTACACCGTAAGTGTTGATGCACCAGACAGCCCAGCTGACTTCTTCGCACCATGCACTACACCAGAAAACTTGAAGAACCGCGGAGTAGACAGCAAGCGTCCACCAGTATATGTGTCCAATGTGGCCTACGGCCGTTCAATGTACGTAAAGTTCGACACCCGCAGCAAGAGCACCGATTTCCAGGCTGCTGTTGAAGCTGCAATCAAGGGTGTTGAAATCAAGCCAAACACCGAGTTCCATCGCATTTTGCAGAACACTTCTGTAACTGCTGTGATTCTCGGCGGCAGCGCTAACGGTGCAGCCAAGGTTGTTACCGGCAACATCGATACGTTGAAGGCTTTGATTCAGGAAGGCGCCAACTTAAGCACCTCCAGCCCAGCAGTTCCAATTGCTTACACCACTTCCTTCGTCAAGGATAACGAAGTAGCAACTTTGCAAACCAATAGCGATTACGTTGAAACCAAGGTTTCTTCTTACCGCAACGGCTACTTGACTTTGGATCACCGTGGAGCTTACGTAGCTCGTTACTACATCTACTGGGATGAGTATGGCACCGAAATTGACGGCACCCCTTACGTGCGTTCTCGCGCTTGGGAAGGCAACGGCAAGTATCGCACCGCTCACTTCAACACAACTATTCAGTTCAAGGGCAATGTGCGCAATCTCCGCATCAAGCTTGTTGAGAAGACCGGCTTGGCTTGGGAACCATGGCGTACAGTGTATGACCGTTCCGATTTGCCACTGGTTCGCCAGCGCACAATCAAGAACTGGGGTACAACCTTGTGGCCACGAGTTGCTGAAACTGTGAAGAACGACTGA